Below is a genomic region from Diabrotica undecimpunctata isolate CICGRU chromosome 7, icDiaUnde3, whole genome shotgun sequence.
attaaataaactaaatgTCCATATTATAAGTTTCAAATTCGTAAAAGCTATAGCAAACAGTCTATAACAGTTTTGTCTTAAGTGGTCGATATTTCCTCACCTTCCCCTACTGAAAGACATTGGTTTTAAATTGCTAAAATATGATTCAAGGCGAGGATTGATATAGCAGTCTCATATTGTTGTAAAGGGAGCAGAATTTTTAAGATTttactcaaaatataaacatgaagaagtaagtttgtttttataaatgaaaCTTGACATTGTCGCTCATGACAAAATGAGATTAAAAGAAATGGAAAATCTATTAAACTTGATGGAAAACggtaatatatttaatcatattgaaaacataaaggtgtttaaatattttttattgtagatACATTATTTTGCTTGCTGGTAATGATAATGGCTTCGTTGAGGGCGCAGAGGCTATATTTTCCTCTAAATTAGCTTAAATGGACTACCAGGAGGAAATGAATCAAGCAAATTTGTTATCGTGGTTTGAAAATCAACTATTAAAAAGTGTGTCTGAACCAACCCTAATTATAATGGATACTCGCTCCGTACTCACTCCATACCATACCATGTTGTTAGAGAAAGCGCCAAACAAGTCTTCAAACAAGACTAAAATAAAAGATTGGGTAACTAACAATAAACTGCCATTTAATCAGACAATGTTTAAACATGAGCTTTTGCAGATTGTTGCTGAGTACGTTCGTCTAATGAGAGTTTAGTTCAGGTtatcaatacatttttatttttaaaaacaagtcACCCCCAGAATTCATTGTTGATGATTTAGCAGAATAATATGGCCATAAAGTATTACGtctgccaataatataaatttatataaaaaaatcagtagAAGAATCAtaccattagaaagagatgcaaggACTGCTCGCATCTTTTTTCTCTTTAGCACTGGGGGAACGGATTTTTTAGATTTAGATTGCAAAGCGCAGTCtaggtattatatgtctatgtttcaaacaataaattatttttaactcCTTATGAAGATTCTAGTAATAATATAGATGGTAATGTTGTTTATTGTTTAAATGTATGGTAATTTTTCCAATAATTAAAAATGCAAACAATCGCTACATAACGGCTTCTTCGACTTATCTGTTCAACTTTATGAAGATTGCTGCTCTCTCAACCTTTTCTTAAACCGCCACTTTGAGATAATTTAGGAAGGTAACGGGCAGTGTGCATACCTTTTTGTTAAAAATTGAGGTATTTTGGTTTAATTCAAACGTGCTATATATGTTTATAAGAAATAATTTATAgaatgatttaaaaatatattttaaaaacttactaatttaaaaatcaacaaaatatacaaataatattgatacatttttataaaaaacagaAACTGAGTCGAAGACTCTAAAACTTAGTAGTTCGTCTTCCCTTTTTGTAAATTGTTGATCATAGTTGCTCAAGTTTTCATCGTAAAGATAAATCCAATTTTAACATATCCATTTCAATTGACTTCATCTTTAGTAACGATAAATTTTAGTTGGTTATTTTACGATACCATCTCTTTTCCTCAAACGGTAACATCTTTTTCTTTTGCAAGGATAATCATAGTTATATATCAATCATAGTTATTTTGAGTACTTGTGCAACATTAATCGACATAGGAAGGCCATAAGCTAGACAAAACTAGAAAGACGTTTTAGGGCAAATAAAAACAATTACGAGctatgtaaaatatataaataagagAAAATCCAGCATGGAAACACTTACATAAATAGAATACAAAGCAAAGACCATTTTGTCATTTTGTCGTATCATCAGTTTACTTATTCAAAAAGTAAAAGATGAAAATAATGACCATATTGGTCTGAACAATATCGTTGTACAATTCAcagaaattcttaattttatatGTGATTAAGTTGAACAATAAGATAGGTATGTGTGAATAAAGTCCCTTCAAAACACGTACCAGATCTTTCAGAAATTTTTCCTACTCTCGAAtccaatttttaaattaaaaaatagtcgTTCTACAGACTTTACAAATCATTACTCAGTCATTATCTGTATCTCAGaaaatttttgataatttcttttgtgattaaaaaaatattttaaaattaataatgcgTTATATAGCATATACCTCTGTTTGCGCTATATGTTCTCATGAGCTCAAAAGTTTATTTCTAATGAATAATTGATTTTAccttaataaaaagttattttatggCACTTGAGGGAGAATGCACACTGTATCCGTACCTCTGTTTATTATATATCTattgatttaaaataattatcGACGAAGACAACGTAAACATTGATTTATTGTTACTTCTGATGGTGTTCCTTAGCGGCTTCAATATGGCACGACGTATCTGTTTCCCACACTTTTGATTCCGTGCGTTATGATCGCATATTAACCTAAAAAAGAGATGTATTATCGTGATTTAAGAATAATGCGAAAATAATGATTAGAAAATACTATCAAAAGAACCCAAAGATTATAATAAGTATTGTTCCGAAATAGTGCTGAGTATGTGCTAAATTATCGTATCAAAAACCTCCTTGTTGCATTCCACAGTATTCGTACCAGGGgcaaaatttgaattttacggTATAGTTTTGTGAACTATTTtacagaaaattaaattttatttcatgTGCAATACATACAATTTTCCTTAAAACCTGCTCTGAAAAGCATTGTTTATGTCGCTTTCACTTCTATAAAGAGGTACACAGAACAATTTAACCAATTATTACTGCCCTAGTTATAGACGATATCCAGCAATAAAAATGCAGGTATAAATTATTTTGTGACGTCTACATTTTAAAAGCttcatttcaaaattaaaaactgCAACAAGAAAAGCTAATatcatattaatttattaattaattaattaatttatttatttatttatttatttatttatttatttatttatttatttatttatttatttatttatttatttatttatttatttatttatttatttatttatttatttatttatttatttatttatttatttatttatttatttatttatttatttatttatttatttatttatttatttatttatttatttatttatttatttatttatttatttatttatttatttatttatttatttatttatttatttatttatttatttatttatttatttatttatttatttatttatttatttatttatctatctaactatttatttatctatctatttatttatttatttatttatgtatttatttatttatttatttatttatttatttatttatttatttatttatttatttatttattttttaatttatttatttattcatttatttatttatttctaggAAAACAGATCCTATACTATAATGAAATATGTGAATTTCTAGAAACCACAACTATATGCCAAACAtcctgaaataatttcaaaagattactcCAATGAAACTGCCGAGCTAATTaagatccttaattttgttcacgcttagacccacaattcaaaattaaaaaataattcacTGGATCAAGAAAGAAACTAGACCCCAATAATATCTCTTCCACAGAAGAGACAGATGAACAACTACCTCAGGGAGAATTCTACCTGAGAACATGTCCAAATCCTTTATTGTACAGTGGAATcttaatgggttttatacccCTTTAGAACAGTTAAAACTTTTCATTTATGAATTATGCCCAAAGATcctatgtcttcaagaaactcatttAAAACAAGCTAATATAAATCTTCGAAATTATTAATGTTTTCCAAATAACAGATTAAAACAACAggccagtggcggagtagctatcttcGTAAGTACATTCCTGGAAACTAAGCCAATTGCATTAAGTACTAATCTCGAAGCTGTAGCAGTGAGTATTACATACCaaaaacatattattataatatgcAACATTTGTTTACCACATCCTAGCGAGCTAGACCTACAAGAACTAAATAATTTTCTTGATCAAATTCtataccaaaaaataattttaggggATATGAACTATcatcattcttcttcttatggtgcctatccgttacggatgttggacactaacatggctattctgactttgttaactgctgccctgaaaagtccggtagtggttaagttaaaccattttcgcaggttatgcagccaggatattcttcttcgtcctggacctcttttcccatgcactttaccttgaaatatggtccgaagtaggttgtatcgttgttcattgcgcattatatggcccaggtattctagtttgcgacgttttatggttatgactgattcgcgctctttacccattctatgtagtactttttcgttggtaactctgtttATCCAGGAAATCcccaacatgcgtctatagcaccacatctcaaatgcttcgagtttcttcagtgatgcttcagttaaggtccatgactccacgccatatgaAAGAACGGacaatacgtagcattttagtaaacgaacttttatttccaattttatatcgtggctgttaaagatttttttcattttgacgaaagctgatcttgccttctcgttATTATCTTAAtctccgtcgattggtcccactgttcatttaagtttgcacccagataacaaaagttggtgatttgtgttataggttgttggttaactagtaattgaccaggtggtatcctatttttgcttataaccatgtatttggtttttttgatgttaaaatcaagcccaaacctgctacttacttctgccaccctggagacaagtgtctgcagacctttaagactgtctgcaaaaatgacagtatcatcagcgtatcttatgttgttcaatcgttctccgtttataagtattccctcgtctatgtgcgttagcgctaggttcataaattgctctgaatatgtattgaacaataatggggacaatatacatccctgtcgcacacctctttttatctttatgtcgtctgttaactgatccccaactctaacagcagcagtttgttcgtaatagatattgtttattatacggcgatctcTGCTGTCTAGACGAATCATCATTCTGCATGGGGACAAACAGGGTAATCTAATGAAACATCTCATTGACTCTTCTGGTCTACTATTACTTAATACAGGGGAACCTACCAAATTTAACGGTTCTTTTTCCGCCATAGATTTATTATTATACAGTCAATACTTATAACCGTTTCTCACGTGAAAAACTTTAAAATCAATATAGTGATCACCTTCCTATCCGCATATTATCAAATGAAATTCAATCTCCTAATTTTCCAATCTATCAATTGCTGGAAATTAAGGACTGCAAACTGGTCGTCTTATCAAGTcgacattgaaaaaaaaattgaaaattatcaTCCAATTGGTGATATAAACTCTAATATCACGTCCTTAAACAACATAATTGTAGAGCAGCTCTAAAAAATATAGGTATAAAGAAGATCTGCAAAAGACCTCCAGTACCTTGGTGGAACAATGAAGTAGCGCATGCTCTATCTTCTAACAATTATacttttaaaatacttaaaaaacacaatattaacgaaaatttacttaatttaaaaaaactcAGAGCTACAGTAAGATATCTCATAAAGAAAAGTAAAACAGATACCTGGAGAGAGTACGTATCATCTATCAATTCTTCAACACCCTCCGAGGTTATCTGGACCAAAATTTGCAAACTTAAAGGCTTCAATTTTTTAAACACATTAACACACAATAATAAATGCATAACTTGCAACCATACACTCGCAGAAGCTTTAGCTGATGTCTATCAACAAAATTCTAGCGACAAAAATATATCTTACGAATTCCTAACATACAAGAAAAACATAGAAGCTTCTACAATCAACATTAACAACTCTGACAGCCCGTTAAATAATCCTATAACTCTTTAAGAGTTAAGAGTTTtctctcaaatataaaaaaacacatctgcaggaccagatgatattctACCAGTCTTCATAAAAACCATTCGCAGTCAAATTAATTCTCTTACATTTATTTAATACCTACTTCCTAAATAATGATTTCCCAGACCTCTGGTTTCAAGCAATAGCCATTAGTAAACCTAGCAAACCAAAAGACAACCCCACCTCTTACCGACCTATGACGGATGACAAAAGACATCTTAAAATTGATGcaacattagccaaaaaaaaacgTATGAGTGAATAGGCTATGTACGTCTGAGCGCAACCCCTAATTTGCGTCCCTTAAAATCGCAATCCGAGGTCGTAAatgccaaacggcttaacgtaggatgccGTGTGACGTATCGTTgtaaaggggatgaaaaatggggttgaatgcAGTATGTTCCCAGCGCATCGGAGTATGCCTAAAGGGCATGACgtcatatcttcgtttctattggcTCGATCGTAGTATGAGGGCTCTTTGGAAGGGGAGGGGGCAACGAGTACGATGGGAGGAAAAACAAATTTGGTGGCATTGCCAAAACGACATTGTATCGTATTTTTGTTGCTATTACTCCGATTTTAACGTGACATGTCAAATCAAAgcggtggtgacacagaaacagtgccaactgtcaatttatctttTTTCCGCATAGTGCTTaacaggacgtgacattcgacgtatgACGTGACATCagacgtgaaatgtcacgtgaatgATGTGACATTCGATGCAGGACGTGCCATTTATGTGATATTCGATGCAAGGACGTGAAATATCACGTGAataacgtgacattcgacgcaggacgtgacattcgacgtatcACGTGACATTTATGTGAAATAGTGACATGCGACGCATGACGTGACATCagacgtgaaatgacgtgactgAGTGCAACCCAACTCAACGCTGACTCGATGCTTACTCAACTCAGACTTGACTCTGCAGGACGTGTGCTCAAAACGTTGACATTTATGAGGCATTAGATACCGAACATAATCAGTAGTGATATGAATCCCTATAAGTATATACGTAGAGTGATGAAATTTCAAactaaacttcttcttcttcttcctcttcataagcaattctgcttgttcattggcggattattacctctatggaagattgtcaTTCCACCTTTTGCGCTGACGTCTGATACTTCTTCATCAATTCAATCAATTAAACTTAATCAATATTAAATCATATGAggatttaaaagaaattaaaaaaaaaataaaaaagagttgAATCTACAGCAGCAAGGTCTTTAAGCCTTTAGAAAACTACCACAAGCTACATATCTATCAAAAGGAAATTAAGGATGTGATATCTAGTCACGACTTTTTTAatgtgcacaaaaaagtaaaagaaataagcaacatatttaaaaaacgagtttcCTCGTACTTTACtagttaataataacaacaaaatgaTTGTAAATGAAAACGAAATAAGAAGAGAATGCCAACTATATAATATATTAGAGTTGTTTGAAAATGATAGAAATAATATTACTGAATCCTACCAAAATTGTACTGAAGGCCAAGAAATTATGAAATCAGAGgtgaaacatttttaaaaaatgctaaaagtagaaagcttgtggtccagatgatacaccagCTGACCAGATGATACACCGCAGACAGGCTCAAGTACATCTTTGttacaatacctaaaaaacacaatgctagaAAACGCTTAAAATATCGATAAATTGGCATAAGCAGCCACACTCTTAAGATTTTTTTAAGAATActctacaacagaattagacttaaatgcgaagaagatctcgaggATACCCAATTTAGTTTAAGAAATGCGATGGGAACTagagaggcactttttgcgctcaATATCCTATTTCAAAAATACCAtgataaaaaaaaagatgtatttgcattcTTCGTTGACTTCGAAATGGCATTCGATAAAGTCCAGCATGTAAAATTATTGCAGATCCTcaaaaatataagaatatataacaaagatattcgtgtcattaaaaatctgtactgcaatcaaactgctatcgtaaaaattggagacaaTCACACCATTAAAATCTCTACAAcaaggagtcagacaaggtttcATTTTGTACCCAACATtattcaatgtttactcggaccagctATTAAAAAGCTACTTGACAGACAGCcatatggaatcaaaatcaacggggaactactgaatgtaattagatacgcggacgatacagtaattctgtcagaaaatattgaaggtctccaaattctgcttaaTCGTATTCACTCATCTTCAttgagaggaaatgggcattaaaataaactcaaacaaaaccaaatttttagtctttAGTCGTAACCCACATCCAGATGCATAGCTTCAAATAAATTGAGTCCAAGTTGAAAAAGTTTACACAACTACATATTTAGGAAGTGTCATAGCGGACCAACTacatccagacatagaaataaaacaaagaatagcaatgactaaaactacttttatgactaaaactacttttataaaaatgaagacatttctttGCAACAATTATcttagtttagaactaagacaaagaatggatAAGTGTTATATTTATTTAGGGTGTCCAATTAAGACCCTACGGACTTAATTGAACACCCTAAATAAAGATCACAATGTCACTTAAAAAAATAACATGCGCAACGACTACATTAACTAACATACATAGATCTAACTTTAATATACAAAAGAAAAGTTCCCAAGAAAGTTTTATTATCACTTTTGGtaagtttttaataatattaatcccATTACTAAATAAACTAATCTCCGCTTTCTAATTTAACACCaataatagttttatttattttaaattaattaaaggaaatactCACTAATAAAAACTAGCTCCTCCCCAATCATCATGAGGTTGCGGTATCATACTAGTACCTGGAGTACTGGGATGTGATGCTGGTAAGCATTGAAAACAGTAATTTACACCTTTATTATTGTCCCAAAACTGGCATCCTCTACACTGAAACCGACAAGCAATTTCCAACTTCTGGCCGATACTCAATGTGTGAGCATATAATAAAAACGTAAATTTATCTGAGAAACCATCACACGAATTATCTACGTAGGTAGCCTGGATATCAGCGAAGGTATTCCACGAATCCAGTGAGTATCTGATGTAAACAGATTTGTGAAAATCCAGATTTCGAACTCGAACCGTACCTTTTAAGGAAAGTAAAATAGGATCATCAACATAAACATTTTCTAGGCACACATTGTATTCTCTCACTAAATCAAGAAAATTCGGTAGTCCAGCTGGTTGCTGAAACATAGGAAGAAGATATTTTTGGGGTTTTAATTCTACTCTAGAGATAAGAGATGCGAGATTGCTATCCGAAGAAGAGTCGCTGAGATCTGCGTTGACTAGATCTTCATAAGCCGATGTAGGAATTTTTGGTATTTCATCCATAAATGTCCTGACGTCTGCTAAGTCCAATCCGAGTGCGTCCGCAAATCTTACATACTTCTTCTGTCCTGGCGTTCCTGGAGGTGTTTTGCCGGATTTTAGTGAAGTACTTCTTTTTACCCTGGGCTGCTTTTCTTCCAACTCTTCCACATCATCTTTTGCCTGCTCCATTAGTAACTCAGGTTCTTTACTTTCATAAGAATTACCGCAGTCTGTATTTACACTTTTATCATCACTTATAACTATTTTGACACTGCTCTTATCACACGTGGGACTAATATCGCCGTTATACTTCGAGATATCTGTTAAAGAACTATCGACATCCAAACTTAAATCTTCTTGTTTGAAACTGAGCAAGGAAGCATCTTCACTTATTGTAGCACCGGTGAAATCGGACGTTAAAGAGAAATCTTGAGAACTTAGGTAGGTATCACTTTTTTCCTCTGAATCTTCTATACCATTTACGTGGTTTAGCAACCGTTCATCTTCCGTATCGTAAAATTGTTCACTATCACTATCATTAGAATTTGTGGTTGCTGCTATTACTGCTGATTGTTGTGCTATGGATGTTAAAGTGGTTTTTTCACTACCTTTCGTGCATGGGGATTGGAGGGTATCTTTATTCATTAACTTATTTAAATCTACTTCATCTATTTCTTCTTCGGGGCTTCCAGGTGATTCGAGTATTTCCAGATCTAAAAATGAAAGTATTAGTGTTATTTTTAGGTCATAAAATACATTATTATAATTATACTATTTGAAATAATAATTTAACTAAAATTTACCATTTTACTCCAGTCATCTGGgatgaaaatgccactgaacctctaaaaatcatacgaacaagctaaattttaccGAAAATGTTAATTATAGGACCCCATAAAAGATGCAAAAACGTTTATCACTTTTACCTCCAGGTTTCTCCCTAAAACCCCCCGTAGGGGGGGGGGtgaaaatgcaaaaaaatctatttaccaatgtttcaaataaaaaatgtagcggaggtaattttaaacaaaaatgtttattggcactttttgtgtagaatgaactgttctctcacaaataacgcttgaagctaccgtcgattttgaatgtcagttacgcgcgcgacaTGTTTGtttcagctcgacggtaaaaatttgatatcttttgattcaagtgtcctatcgacaaaaatcaagatgcgttttaaaggtaaaaagtttAGCTTtagtatgcaatttttgtatttagccGCAAGTAAACAAACAGATTTTATAAGGGTGTTATAAACAAAGGCGATTTtcccattttttatgattctcatgagatcatataatttatccctttcattgactggccactatgaagtttctATTACCATtgtctaatcttcaaaacctatagcgtgaaattttagttttgagttttgtcaacaaatgtgaggtatttgaaatatctttaaaaaacgCTGCATTTAAACGTTTACATAACAAACGATCTAtaacgtttaaaacttttttctttcaattacactagtacgtttttcaaaagaaccaacctTCTGTTAaaaactacacccaaaaccgtgTTCTTGGAgtcatttcccgtgacgtgtgctcgtttgtaatgtaaaacattaaattctgcgttttttattcatatttcaaatgcctcatatttgttgccacaaattaaaattgaaattttatgtcataggttttaaaaatgaaaatgttactacgactggtcaataaaagtgatcaattctattgatctcacgagaactGTAAAAAATGGCACAAATCGcgtcacgtttatttatttaacaactttcttcttcttagagtgccgtctccctacggaggttggcaatcataatggctatttttatttttaaacttgctgctctaaacgaatcaatcgatctgcattgataccaatcacgtagattcttcagccatgagttctgccttcggccaacagatcttccttaaatctttccttgtattatgagtctcaaaatgtcatattttggtcccttcatcacgtggcctaggtattccagttttctggtttatATAGTGGTGATtggttctgtttctttaccaaccctctccagtacttctttatttgtaattttatcagtccatgatatttttaatactctgcggtataaccagagttcgacagcctcgattctttttaaattgcatttttttaatgtccaagtctcagatccatataataatattgaaaatatataacagcgaaagggacgtagtctgatctccaaatttagatttttgcacgttaggagtggcttcattcgtataaatgatGATGCTGACAGCTTAACAACTTTATAAAACCTTTATtatacctttaaaacgcatcttgatatGTGTCGATAGAACACtgggatcaaaagatatcgaatttttaccgtcaagctaAATTTTATTCAGCATTGATTTCGTGTGTGTAACTGACaatcaaaatcgacggtcgctttaagcgttgtttctgagagaacggttcattctacacaaaaagtgcaaataaagatttttgtttaaaattatctcagctacattttttatttgaaacattttttctacagtATGCAGATTCTGGAAAAATGGATTTTTTTCGGTTTTACCCCCCTCCGAgcgggggttttagggggaagcacGGGGGTAAAAGTGGCACGTTTTCGCATCTTTTTTGGGgtaccaaaattaatattcttggcaaaattcagcttgttcgtatgacttTTAGGGGTCAACTTTCTGACGTctggactttttaatttttttttgataaaattatcgaaacaagaaaaatttagtttatttaaataaccatatgcacaaaaacaaaatattatatcatTTACTGTTTGGTTTTCatatttaaaaagacaaataacgTAGTTAAAGAACTTGAAAACCTGATGTGCAGCATTCACCATTGATAGCAGATAAACAGcagaagagaaataaaaacagaaatgtGACGAATTAAACTTTAAGGCTGGTTAAAGTGAGAGGAGAAAAATATATGATTTACCGTTTAAAATACCGGAAAAAGCTAGTGGTAAATTGAGATTGAGAATAACTACAATAAGAAGAACACGAAGacgaaaaataaaaaggaaaaaggaaGAATCGGTAAAACAAGGGAAAGAAGGGAACCAAAGAGAACAAGCAGGACGGGAAGAAGAAAGCAGATGAAGATATATGATCTTATTATTTATATGGGTAAGACAATTTTCTTTTTACAATTCTTATTAATAtgacatgaaaaaaataaaaataacattgacattgattagaaaaataataaaggtAAAAATGTAAACAAGAAAAGTTAACGTCAATGTCAATCTTAAATTACgatattttgaaagaaaaatacgAAGATGTTGTGCAGGCGAAAGTTGCATCAATATCGAAGCTCTATAAAAACACGAGCTTTTTggtggtcatcatcatcatcatccaggcttcatttatcacgtccactgctgaacataggcctcccttaaacttctccattctttacgattttttGCTTTtctgttgccaatttttggtgatacgcctcaTGTCGTCAGCCCAACTTGTAGGTGGTGTCTTTCTCTACTAtatttgtctgctcttggcctccaatttgtaattttgctcgtccatcgtgagtcgtgcattctcgctacatg
It encodes:
- the Gbs-76A gene encoding uncharacterized protein Gbs-76A isoform X2, whose product is MRRPADSMTSEGERCGGLGSFLAMSCRGRAEAFARRLHTKLRSLGSQDENGSADESSWLAAHENPITISQPAHSANAEQFLDLEILESPGSPEEEIDEVDLNKLMNKDTLQSPCTKGSEKTTLTSIAQQSAVIAATTNSNDSDSEQFYDTEDERLLNHVNGIEDSEEKSDTYLSSQDFSLTSDFTGATISEDASLLSFKQEDLSLDVDSSLTDISKYNGDISPTCDKSSVKIVISDDKSVNTDCGNSYESKEPELLMEQAKDDVEELEEKQPRVKRSTSLKSGKTPPGTPGQKKYVRFADALGLDLADVRTFMDEIPKIPTSAYEDLVNADLSDSSSDSNLASLISRVELKPQKYLLPMFQQPAGLPNFLDLVREYNVCLENVYVDDPILLSLKGTVRVRNLDFHKSVYIRYSLDSWNTFADIQATYVDNSCDGFSDKFTFLLYAHTLSIGQKLEIACRFQCRGCQFWDNNKGVNYCFQCLPASHPSTPGTSMIPQPHDDWGGASFY
- the Gbs-76A gene encoding uncharacterized protein Gbs-76A isoform X3 — protein: MTSEGERCGGLGSFLAMSCRGRAEAFARRLHTKLRSLGSQDENGSADESSWLAAHENPITISQPAHSANAEQFLDLEILESPGSPEEEIDEVDLNKLMNKDTLQSPCTKGSEKTTLTSIAQQSAVIAATTNSNDSDSEQFYDTEDERLLNHVNGIEDSEEKSDTYLSSQDFSLTSDFTGATISEDASLLSFKQEDLSLDVDSSLTDISKYNGDISPTCDKSSVKIVISDDKSVNTDCGNSYESKEPELLMEQAKDDVEELEEKQPRVKRSTSLKSGKTPPGTPGQKKYVRFADALGLDLADVRTFMDEIPKIPTSAYEDLVNADLSDSSSDSNLASLISRVELKPQKYLLPMFQQPAGLPNFLDLVREYNVCLENVYVDDPILLSLKGTVRVRNLDFHKSVYIRYSLDSWNTFADIQATYVDNSCDGFSDKFTFLLYAHTLSIGQKLEIACRFQCRGCQFWDNNKGVNYCFQCLPASHPSTPGTSMIPQPHDDWGGASFY
- the Gbs-76A gene encoding uncharacterized protein Gbs-76A isoform X1; its protein translation is MCCSMFRCSLFNAIEKNIRNLLRLQRPADSMTSEGERCGGLGSFLAMSCRGRAEAFARRLHTKLRSLGSQDENGSADESSWLAAHENPITISQPAHSANAEQFLDLEILESPGSPEEEIDEVDLNKLMNKDTLQSPCTKGSEKTTLTSIAQQSAVIAATTNSNDSDSEQFYDTEDERLLNHVNGIEDSEEKSDTYLSSQDFSLTSDFTGATISEDASLLSFKQEDLSLDVDSSLTDISKYNGDISPTCDKSSVKIVISDDKSVNTDCGNSYESKEPELLMEQAKDDVEELEEKQPRVKRSTSLKSGKTPPGTPGQKKYVRFADALGLDLADVRTFMDEIPKIPTSAYEDLVNADLSDSSSDSNLASLISRVELKPQKYLLPMFQQPAGLPNFLDLVREYNVCLENVYVDDPILLSLKGTVRVRNLDFHKSVYIRYSLDSWNTFADIQATYVDNSCDGFSDKFTFLLYAHTLSIGQKLEIACRFQCRGCQFWDNNKGVNYCFQCLPASHPSTPGTSMIPQPHDDWGGASFY